atgtttaaaaaaaatggaataaaaaaaaaatatcttaaaaatgacaccataaaaaagtaaaaaaaaacaatgcaaagcaGTAAAAGTACATTAACAATACTGAAATAGCATTAATAATTACATATAAAGCAATGAAAGTTCATTGAAATCATACTGGGTTTTTAATAAAGGGTTTTTTATATTTCCTGGCTTTGAAAATGttctataattttaataatagcatttattttttattaagttttagattttttttttctaaatgaaaatgagaaaCATGTCCTTGCCTACTagccaaaataaatattttttattatttaaaagtattcTATTTAAATGGACTTTTATGTTACAAAATGAATGTAACCGataacaaatttttaaaactttaaatacatttatttattttcttttcagcttagtccctttattaatctggggttgccacagtggaatgaaccgccaacttatccagcatatgttttacgcagcggatgcctttccagctgaaacccatcacagggaaacatccatacagtcattcacacacatacactatggataattttagcttacccagttcacctttagcgcatgtctttggactgtgggggaaaccggagcacccggaggaaacgcacacaaacacagagagaacatgcaaactgcacacagaaatgccaactgacccagccgaggctcgaaccagcgaccttcttgcagcactacctactgcgccaccctgtCGCCTTTTTAAAacgtttacttttatattttgtttcagtTAACTCTAATAAGTCTgatataaatatagaaaatataatattatttaacccagtgttggattgcagctggaaagacatctgcagcgtaaaacatgtgctggataagttggcggttcattccgctgtggcgacccctgattaataaagggactaagacaaaaagaaaataaatgaatgaataatattatttaaattgtattaaaacataaaaaaacaccttAAATGAAACCTTTTAAACAACTCACTAAAGTCCAGTGTTGTGTGCTCATGTGAAATTTACCATGCCTCTTTTGCATACTGCTATGAACATTAATAATCACTAGGCCAGTGATTGTCGTGCAGTAAAGCAAAACACTTGTTCCATTAGACCACCGGCTGTACCTGCAGTTTACAGAGGAATCTTTGGATGGCGCTCTTTCCCACTGTGTTGATCTTGCTGCGATCGAGCGTAATGACAGCGTCTGGTCTTCCATCTGTCCCAGTACACTCCTTCACACAAACCAGCCCCTCTCCAGCCTCCAGAAGAACTCGCAAAATCACAAAGCGGGCCTGCATGTGCGCCTACGACAACAACACTGCCATGAGGAGACGATCAAACACAAGTGGGAAGATTTCTAGGAAGGCACACATCTCTAAGCTCACCTGTCTCCAGCTCTTGCTCTCTGGTGTGTAAAACTCCAGTCCCAGAAGGCCAGCGCGAACCATGTTCAGCCAGTTTACGTAAATCACCTCCTCTGCGTCCTCTCCTTCATGGCCGAAAATACTGAGGTACCAAAACAACTGGTCAACATCTGTGTCTCAGTGGTTCGTTTTGGCGTCGAATGAAGTAATGTTCAGTGTCTCACCTGAGCACCTGTTTGCTGAGACACAGGTAGAGGCCGACACACTCGGCTCGACACTCCTCATAGGACGAGGCAATAGTGGAGAACTTACTGTCCCAGGTCTCGCTGCCCTTATACCAGCTGGAGATCTGAAAGGAGAAACGTCCATTTTAATAGCTGTGCTTCAGAATGTTTGGttatgtaacgattcacctgactcacaaaTCGATACGATTCACGATTCAGTCAAGATTTTTTAGCAAAactatttgaaacaaatttaaagtgatgagccctttcatttttttcttaaatgctgcacatttttcgctaaataatatattttctgtcataactaaattgctatttaataaaaacaaataataaaaaaattataataatacgaACTAAGGAAGACTCAAACAATCTAAAACAGTGACTCAACTgggattttacattaaaaaaaaataaatatcagcatatctctgttttctggcataacctgagatctttgcacatttacaatgtctcTTTCTGATGAAAAACTCTGGGGACTAAGATGGCTAGTGTGGAGAGAAAAGCCCAAGGTCAAACcaagcgccccctctgttcaaaacatatATCGCgttatatatattagatatatatatatatatatatatatctatatatatatatatctaccaTTTTGAAGTCACAGATTTCAATAGTATCTTAATGCAgcttttatgatgcaagctgagattgcatcattcagcgatgcaatgtcagacacaatgcactcaatggagcgagtgaaGTAACTGTGAATGGTAGGGTTAGGAGTGGGGTTAGGCGAgcgcattaaaaaaagcattggatgcagctcagtttgcactgcaccaggtctgcatccagacccctctaacatatttgaatcgattttcaacagACTCATGGTGAATCGCTATATCCCTAATGGTTTATAAGCACTGTTAGgaaagtactttaaaaaaaaccaTCATGTCATTAAAATTATGTCGAATTAAAATTATGTCGAATTACTACTTTTCGAATtacttcagggtttctgcaggttctCCAAGTCAATTTTAAGACCATTACGAACGATATTAAAGGGCCagtggaaaatatttttacttgccccattaaaattctaatttaattatttcttagctacatgttttaaataatgtgtaaaaacaagcaaactctagatatatacatatacattttctttcagcattacttttcttaaaaaaaaaaaaaagaaacaatttaaGAACAATAATAAACTTAATTTATGCACAGCTGTCTGTCCAGGTCAGAATCCTAACCAGTTAACAATAAATACATGgagaatttaaacaaatgttattgtaaggaagagtATAAACCAAATTGGTAAACTGAgaataaatgtaacatttgttAAAACTATTTTTAGTTAGTTTGGATGGAttttagatggattgttggtttTACCTAATGGGTAGATTTacatggacaaaggaaaattaaggcctgtttaaaatgatttaacccTACAACACCAtaattcagtgaatttaagactttacgGTTTAGTTTcgtttttagttattattttatttaaaatttaagacattttaagacccagtgGACAGCCTGAATTTTGTCTGTTAAGTAATTGAATTACTCAATATCTAATTTGATGAATTGAGTCAATGCTACTTGAAATCCATATACAATTTACATAGACAAAAACAAATGCTTTCCAAGTAATGATACTGTATTTCATACATATAATAATGTCATTCATTtcttatttcattgttttttaataAGCATGTGCAAATGGACAAATGTTGGACCTTCtttagtttaaaaaatttaattctgcaaaatatgtgaaaaaaaaacctaattatttacacacaattattCCAAATTTCCCCTGTAATTTTATACAATATACTGTAATGAAAGAATTTCGTAGTTCATCGTTTAAGCATGTGCAATTTTCTTGGTAAATGTAACCTAAATATcgaattattctgcaaaatatatttgtataatagaAAAATACAACTACACAGCTTCTGAACTAATTTATACAGAACTGCTGAATGTATTCAAATTATTAaaggcaagtacattataagtaactgtaattacattttctaaaaaagaaagataatccctcatttttactttttcagCCTATACGTAACTTAATTAtattactttgtaactaattagaGCCAACACTGTTAATGAGATGCATGAGGTGTTATTGACTCACCAGTTCTCCTGTTTCTGGATTGCGAACAGCCGTTTGATCAAAGTTGAATTTTCCCTTATCATCCTGTTGCAGTAGAAACATACGTTAGCTGTATTCAAGACATATGtaacatatattataaatatatttacatattttgcaGCCACTTTGCTAGGTACACCAGTTCAAATATCTTAGGCCTGTTAACATGAGCAAAAACAATCGGCTGTAGATCGAACAGAAAATCagaatggagagaaaaaaaaagtttatggaTGAGGAAATGATTGGGGAAACTGCAAACTATGAGAGTAAGAGGtcaataaataaatttgcaataatttagCTGCTGTGGCTGGTCAAGCAAGCttatttattctgaaactatGGTCTATAACTCCTCCCTGAACATCCGGCTGGCCAGTATATTTATCATGACAAGATATTTCACAGCCGtctgtgattctctcagatcacgtcTTTGATAATCCACACCACCGGAATGTCATTATGATTTTCACTGATCACTTTCTCAAAACCTTTACGCAAATTAAAATCAAGTATGAACTCTGCACAAGTTgaacccaataaagtggccaggaAGAGTAtttataagaataaaaataaaaaaaaattctgagtcACGGTTCGCTTCTGTTTCTACCTGGAGTTAATGTGTTCATGGCCATTCAAGGCATATTACTATATTCAACTACTATTAACATTGCATTTGGATTTTGTCTCGTCTTGTCACACACATTTATGaagattagattttattttaaatcaatcaGATGTTAGGTCAGTAGCCAGAGAGTAGATGGTCTTTTGTGGCAGTCTCAAAACATTCAACCACATATAGATCTGCATTTTGAAagcaatccaaacacatgcagacGTTTTTGACTACCTCTGCATGCGATTTGAATGTTTTCACCTGTATTTAGCATCATCAACTTGTGATTGGATTGacaaaacacatcttaataccaggtgcaTACGGAGCCGCATACAGCCACATTCTGTTTTGCTTCACTACCTGAACAAAAAGCTTTCCACTGCCATGACCCAACAGCTCATGGAGTCCAACCTGCACCTCAAAAGAAGGACCTTTCCATTTTATGTACAGGTCCtatggggaaaaatatatataataaataaatcaacaatagGAAGATAAGCGCACACTTTTTGAGCCTCCACTTTAACATGTCTGAGATGGCATCAGTCTTACCTTGTCTTTCTCCTCAAGAAATGTGAGCTTGTCTTTCTGTGTGGCATATGCAACTGCCAGCACATTTCCAAGGGACACATTCTTGAAACCTTCGGTCTGTCTGATGTCATCATCTACAGATAGACAGATAActagttaaaggaatagttcttaCAACAATTTACCCtctctgttaatgttttatttttcccttTTGTAGAATGCAAATGGAAAATACTGAagaatattgtgtgtgtgtgtgtgtgtgggggggggggggggggggatggggggggggcgATTGGTGACAGCCAAAATGTCAAATTACATAATTTTGTCCTGACTGTCTTTAACCCAAAAAATGAATCTCcatttttctataataaaaaCAGGAAGTTGTTGTACTGAGCAGTCCCACCAGAATTTTGTGATTCTTCTGCTCAATTTCTGCTGCTATTTAAGATGAATAAATTTATAACGCAAATTCAAGCAAATgattcaatattttttatatgcaGCACAGCATAGATTTCCTGTGGATTTTGGCTAACCTGGACACTGTTGCAGCCACAtcaaataacattatatttgcaTATTGAAAGTGCTTTCCCGGTGTGCGATACCTCAAGTTGTCAGAAACACCACAGCTTTGCGCTTCTCCTTAGGTGTGTGACCCACGTTATACATGTGACATTATTAAATTCAGCTAAAGCCTATTTGAACAGAGCCTAAAATTCCCTAATACTCCATAACttaatataactaaataaaactaataaaaacaaaataacttagataaattaattaattaatataacttaaataattaatataagttattaaaataaattaattaatataactaataaaaatataactcCCTGACTGTAATCGTCCGGAATAGACCTTTTAAAACTCCATGATATTCCAAATATTGTATGACCTTTAGGAACCTCACTTTCTTAgtattgttttcctactatggatgtcaatggctccttttttcaacattctttaaaatatcttgttttgtgtttaacagaagaaagaaattcataaaaatacAGAACCGCTTGAGTGTAAATGATAATGAAATGTTTACTTTTGGTAGAAGTATGCATTCATAACCTTTTATAgagcatttataaatgtatactgTCAAATATGGGGTTAGAGGACTCACAGTTGGGAATGTTGATTCCTGCAGGGATGCCGCTGCCGGCAAAGGTCAGAACATCCAGAGAGGTGAAGTCTGGTTTGAGGAATCTGTCCTTCTCGAAGGCTGGAGGCCAAGGGAGCTCTGGGAGCAAGATCTCAGCTGAGCTCACCAACTGAGCAAAGCGAGCACTCATGGCCTTGTTCACCACAGCAACGAAACCTAGTGGGAGAAAAGGTAAATGCAGAGGAACGAGAAAAAGATCAAAGCTGGATGTCTACAGCATTTACTGGTGGTTTAAGCAATTTATAACAACAACACTAACactaagaataaaaataataataatttttataataatataaatgtattcatatttttattattattattaatattgtcattattactatATTTACTACAACTGTTTTTCATTATGATattggtgttttttattttatactgcaTAATAAAATTATGATTAAGATTGAATGTGTCAGGccgtatatacacacacacgtttacatttatacattttaaaatcacttttgtttGAAAAAATACACGCCAGAATattttatatgtacatttatacacacacacaaaaataaaaatgtacaaatttgtgAGCTTACCTTCAAATTCACCTCTTGAGCCAAATGGATCTCTGTAGCTCTCGATAAAACCAatgtaactgtaaaaaaaaataattaaaattaacaaaattgacTTTAGTAGATGCTCAAGTAAGTTTACCTTATGGAAACTTTTGGGAGAGGGTAAGAAGATGGATGTTGTGTTCATCAGCATGGTAAATTGTGCTACATTGCTAACCTGCTCCATATAAGATTTGTAGAACAAAATTAAACTACTCCAAATTAAAACCTTCAAAGGATTTTGTTAGAACTGcattgcttttttattataattatttaccatgtcaatgattattttaattaagctttatttatattattataaccttATTGCATTACATTTGAGCAATTGTATATTTCTATCATAattatgcataaaaataaaagcatttaacaTCTCCAGCttttaaatatcaatttataTAAACTatcaacaaaataaactaaatagattTGATATAGGAAGGCAGTTTCTTtgttcagggttcatacacactgttcctactaaaattccatgacttttccacaATTTTTCCAAGACttccaagtaaattttcatgacctaatgtttcacgcaatgtctacatatgcttAGTAAATGAAAAAcgatgcatgttcaaatttattacagcatatcgttaAACACAcagcaatctatttagtttcaatttatatctatataaatgtaaaattgatttagataatgcttccACCGCATTAATAAATGTGAGAATACGTGATTGGCCAGGGACAGAAAAGAATTAattaacctatattcaagtatacagatatctatttttatttttttgtggtttttCCAAAATTTTACCAGGCCTAGAAAATGCCACGTCAaaactccatgacttttccaggttttccatgaccgtatgaaccctgtttgTTGTTAGGTTTTTTTGCTGTTCAGTTTGTTAGTTAGgttgttgttttctttctttttcattttttttttcatggctgaaatttgttatattttgcaTAATCTCTTTTTCCTGATATTTTACAGATTTTGTATAAAAACCTTCCACATCTTCTTAACTGCCCATTACAGATGTCACTTTCAGCTACACATGTTCCAAATTTAATTTGACAAATTTAAAGACTGTTGTAAAACTGttttgatatattattaatatatttgaaaTGGGTTGGACTTGTTTGGTTAACCTTTGGCTCAACCTACACTGAAACTCAGCTATTTCTGTAAAATGAGTCACAGGTCTGTTAAATATGGGTCAGTCACCTCTCCACAATAGGTCCTTTGTCCTTGATCCAGAAACGGGACCCTTCTTTATGGGCTTCCACTGAGCCATAGGTAAAGCTGCGGATATACTCTTCCAACATCCTTCTCTGGTTTTCATCAGCTGCATTAAcctaagacaaaaaaaaacaactttactcTTGGTTCAAATGGTCTAAAGCTATTGACCTTACATCCAAAAGCATCACTAaaacaatgttttcttttttttattttaatgtcaacATACCTTAGCCTTTTCCAAGTTCTGacagactttctccataagaaaagaATAATCGCCCCTCTTCACACAGAACACagcatcctcaaattcaaatctTCCACAGCACGTTTCACCTTCCCCTTCCTCAGCACAGCAGTCTA
The sequence above is drawn from the Danio aesculapii chromosome 21, fDanAes4.1, whole genome shotgun sequence genome and encodes:
- the dpp3 gene encoding dipeptidyl peptidase 3, translating into MVDSQYYLPNDIGISALDCREAFKLLSPKEKLYAHYLSRASWYGGLVVLIQTSPESAKIYVLLQKMFRAQTPLQMQETATAAGLSAEEYQAFLVYAAGLFANMGNYKSFGDTKFIPNLPKEKFKALVWESLAFKENPSDTEVLWNSCCEPLYSLEEKQKQLGLGEKGITAYFSGNCCLEDAEFAQKFLDSKNLSAYNTRLFKTEVDGKRCYEVRLASGKTEDCCAEEGEGETCCGRFEFEDAVFCVKRGDYSFLMEKVCQNLEKAKVNAADENQRRMLEEYIRSFTYGSVEAHKEGSRFWIKDKGPIVESYIGFIESYRDPFGSRGEFEGFVAVVNKAMSARFAQLVSSAEILLPELPWPPAFEKDRFLKPDFTSLDVLTFAGSGIPAGINIPNYDDIRQTEGFKNVSLGNVLAVAYATQKDKLTFLEEKDKDLYIKWKGPSFEVQVGLHELLGHGSGKLFVQDDKGKFNFDQTAVRNPETGELISSWYKGSETWDSKFSTIASSYEECRAECVGLYLCLSKQVLSIFGHEGEDAEEVIYVNWLNMVRAGLLGLEFYTPESKSWRQAHMQARFVILRVLLEAGEGLVCVKECTGTDGRPDAVITLDRSKINTVGKSAIQRFLCKLQVHKSTADVEGGRALYEGYSAVTSDGAHDFLRLRETVLLRKEARKMFVQANTFIKDDAVELTEYEGSAEGLIQSFIERFPDDSEEVDAQLLEMTRKDSLCWC